GCTAAGCTGCGGGCTCCTCACTCAAGCGGCGGGACCAGCATGTCAGAGTTGATTCTTCACCATTACCCGGCCTCCCCATTCGCCGAAAAGACCCGCCTGATGCTGGGCTTCAAGGGGCTGTCCTGGCGTTCGGTGCACATCTCACCGGTCATGCCCAAGCCCGATCTCACGGCGTTGACCGGCGGTTACCGCAAGACTCCGGTGCTGCAGATTGGCGCCGATATTTACTGCGACACCGCGCTGATTGCACGACGCCTGGATCAGGAGAAGGCCCTGCCGGCGTTCTTTCCAGAGGGCCAGGAATTGGTCAGCGCGACTTTCGCCGCCTGGGCCGATTCGGTGCTGTTCCAGCACGCGGTGAGTCTGGTGTTCCAGCCTGAGTCGATTGCTGTGCGTTTTGCCAAGCTGCCGCCGGAAGCGGTGAAAGCCTTCGTTGCCGATCGTGCCGGATTGTTCAGTGGCGGCAGTGCGACGCGGTTGTCGGCGGAGCAGGCTCGGCATCAATGGCCGACTTTTATGGCGCGGCTGGAGCAGCAATTGCAGCGCGATGGCGATTACCTGTTCGGCGAACCTTCGATTGCCGACCTGGCCTTGGCCCATCCTCTGTGGTTCCTCAAGGCTACGCCGGTGACGGCACCGCTGGTGGATGCCTATCCGACGGTTTCGGCCTGGCTGACGCGGGCGCTGGGCTTTGGTCATGGCGCATTCAGCGCCATGAGTGCAGAGGAGGCCTTGCAAGTGGCGCGCGAGGCAACCCCGGCGGCCTTGCCGGACGAGGCGTTCATCGACCCGAACGGTTTTGTCGCCGGTCAGCCAGTGGTGATCGCCGCGACCGACTATGGCGTTGATCCGGTTGAGGGCGAGTTGCTGTTTGCGGGCAGCGAGGAGTTGATCCTGCGTCGCGAAGACGAGCGTGGCGGTGTGGTGCACGTGCACTTCCCGCGCCTGGGATTCCGAATCGAGGCCCGCTGACGCGGTGTTGTGTGCCGGCCCTTTGTGCGAGCAGCCCGGGCGGCGTGCCGTTGCTCGCGAAAGCGGTGGGTCAGTCATCGCAGATGTTGGATAGGCTGGCCTCATCGCCAGCAGGCTGGCCACAGGGATTTGAACGCTTCACAGGTTCTGCGTCGCGCCCCTACAAGGCCGCCATGATCGCATCCGGGTCAAAGTTGCGAATCAGCGTGCCATTCACGTCCAGCACCGGGATGCCGCGACCGCCTAGCGCTTCATAAGCCTTGCGTGCCCCGGCGTCCTTGTCGATATCGAATTCCTTGAACGGAATGCCCTTGCTATCGAGAAAGCGCCGGGTTGCCTGGCAGTAGCCGCACCAGTCGGTCGAGTAAAGCACAACCCGGGCGTTGCTCCGGACTTGCTCGGAGACCGCCTGGGAAGGATTGAACAGCCGTTCGATCTTGCCCCAGTTCTGATAGACCACCACCACCAGCAGGATCAACAGGACCTTCTTCAGCGTCCGTACGAGCATCAGTTGCGACGCTTGAGCTGATCGGTGAGCGAGGTCGGCAGGCCCTTGATGATCAGGGTGCCGGCTTCTTCGTCGTATTCGATCTTCGAGCCGAGCAGATGCGCTTCAAAGCTGATGGACAGGCCTTCGGCGCGCCCAGTGAAGCGACGGAATTGATTGAGGGTACGTTTGTCCGCCGGAATCTCCGGCGACAGACCGTAGTCCTTGTTACGGATATGGTCGTAGAAGGCTTTCGGCCGCTCTTCGTCGATCAGCTCGGAGAGCTCTTCCAGACCCATGGGTTCGCCGAGCTTGGCCTGGCTGCTGGCGTAGTCGACCAGGGTCTTGGTTTTCTCGCGGGCATCGTCTTCGGGCAGGTCTTCGCTTTCGACGAAGTCACTGAACGCTTTGAGCAGGGTGCGGGTTTCGCCTGGCCCGTCGACCCCTTCCTGGCAGCCAATGAAATCGCGGAAATACTCGGAAACCTTTTTCCCGTTCTTGCCCTTGATGAACGAAATGTACTGCTTGGACTGCTTGTTGTTCTGCCACTCGGAAATGTTGATCCGCGCCGCCAGGTGCAGTTGGCCGAGGTCCAAGTGCCGGGAAGGGGTCACGTCGAGTTGCTCGGTCACCGCCACGCCTTCGCTGTGATGCAGCAGGGCGATCGCCAGGTAGTCGGTCATGCCTTGCTGGTAATGGGCGAACAGCACGTGGCCGCCGGTCGACAGGTTGGACTCCTCCATCAGCTTCTGCAGGTGCTCGACGGCAACCCGGCTGAAGGCGGTGAAGTCCTTGCCGCCGTCCAGGTACTCCTTCAGCCAGCCGCTGAACGGATGTGCGCCAGACTCGGCATGGAACAAACCCCAGGCCTTGCCGGCTTTGGCGTTGTAGCTTTCATTGAGGTCGGCAAGCATGTTCTCGATTGCGGCGGATTCGCTCAGCTCCGAGTCACGGGCATGGAGAACTGCAGGTGTGCCGTCGGGTTTTTTGTCGATCAGGTGGACGATGCAATGACGGATCGGCATGGGCTTCTCGGCTGGATGAATGGAGGAGGGCGTGCTCCCCCGAAAAAGTGCCCAGTGTACCGCACCTGCTGGTTTTGGCGGCGGTTCAAGGGGGTGGCGTGTGACTCCCGTCGGGCTTATGCGTTTTTTTACCGGTTTAGAGCAATAAAGCTGACCAAATGGGTAGGTAGAGGCGGATATTTCCCCGTCTCTGTGCTAGTTTTGCCCCGTCTTGCGCGAAGTCACCGCGACAAGCCTGCATTCAGCATTTGTCAGGTCGAACCAAACCCTGATTTCGGCATCTATAACCCCGATGCATCGGTGTTGTAGCCGAGGGTGCCAGATCCAGAAGATCGGGCTCGATAGCTGACACTGCACTCTGCAATCCATATGAATTTGATAGGGAAGGAACACCACATGGCTCTTACTAAAGACCAACTGATCGCCGATATCGCTGAAGCTATCGACGCGCCAAAAACCACCGCGCGTAACGCTCTGGACCAACTGGGCCAAATCGTTGCTGATCAACTGGAAAACGGCGGTGAAATCACCCTGCCAGGTATCGGCAAACTGAAAGTGACCGAGCGTCCTGCCCGTACCGGCCGCAACCCTTCGACTGGCGCTGCCATCGAAATCGCTGCCAAGAAAGTTATCAAGCTGGTTGTGGCTAAAGGCCTGACCGACGCTGTTAACAAGTAAGACGCATAAAAGAAAGCCGTGCACCGGAGCGATTCGGGCACGGCTTTTTTGTTGCCTGCGATTTAATCCTTTCGCACCCAGCGCTGACGCCAGGCCTGTTGTTGCGCGGGCGTCTGGAACGTCCAGGCGACAAAGCGGCTCTGCTTCTGCCCCTGGGACATTTCCACCACCTGGCGTTGCAGGGCTCCGACCTTTTTCAGCGCGGCCTCGATTGCCGGCAGATTGGAAGCTTTCGAAACCAGGGTGCTGAACCACAACACCTGTTGCCCGATCTCTGCGCTTTCGCTGATCAGTTGTGTGACAAAGCGTGCCTCACCACCCTCGCACCACAATTCCGCTGCCTGACCGCCGAAGTTCAGCACTGGCAGTTTGCGTTTCGGATCGGCCTTGCCCAATGCCCGCCATTTGCGTGTGCTGCCACGCGTGGCTTCTTCCAGCGAGGCGTGGAAAGGTGGATTGCACATCGTCAGGTCAAAACGCTCGGTACTCTCAAGCAGATCCCGCAGGATCTGCTTGCGATTACCTTGCTGGCGCAACTGGATGGCCTTGTTAAGCCCGTTGGATTGAACGATGGCTTTGGCGGAGGCGACGGCCGTGGTGTCGATTTCCGAGCCGAGGAAATGCCAGCGGTAATCGCTGTAACCGATCAGCGGGTAGATGCAGTTGGCGCCCGTGCCGATATCCAGCACCTTGACTGCCGCACCTCGTGGAATGATGCCTTCGTTGCCGCTGGCCAATAGGTCGGCGAGGAAGTGCACATAATCGGCTCGGCCCGGCACCGGTGGGCACAGGTAGTCTGCGGGAATATCCCAATGGGCAATGCCGTAGAAGGATTTGAGCAGCGCCCGATTGAACACCCGCACCGCATCGGGGCTGGCGAAGTCGATGCTTTCCTTGCCGTACGGGTTGATGATCACGAACTTCGCCAGTTCCGGGGTGCTTTTGATCAGCGCCGGAAAGTCGTAACGGCCCTGATGGCGATTGCGCGGATGCAGGCTGGCCTTCTCCCGCGGCGCCTCGGCTTTGGCCGGGGTAGCGGTGGCTGGCTTGTTGCGCGCAGGTTTGGGGTGGCGAGGGGCGGTCATGGCTGGAATCGATTCGGGTATGGCTGAAAGTGGCGGGCATTGTCCCACATCCTGCGGGTGTGAACCCAATTGCAAAATCGACACAGAGCCCTGTGGGCGTGCCCGCAATAGCCGTCTATCAGGCAAATCAGTTTTGAATGTATGTCCGCATCGCGGGCAAGCCTGCTCCCACAGTGGTCAGGAACGGAACAAAAAAAGGGAGGCCATCACTGGCCTCCCTTTTTCATTGCGCTTTACCGATTACAGACTGGCAATCCGCGCGTGCTGCTCGGCCAACTTGCCCAGAGCCTGTTCGGCTTCGGCCAGTTTGGCGCGTTCTTTTTCGATGACTTCGGCCGGGGCCTTGTCAACGAAACCGGCGTTAGACAGCTTGCCGCCAACCCGCTGCACTTCACCTTGCAGGCGCTGGATTTCCTTGTCCAGACGCGCCAGTTCGGCACCCTTGTCGATCAGGCCGGCCATCGGCACCAGTACTTCCATCTCGCCGACCAGAGCGGTAGCGGACAGCGGTGCTTCTTCACCAGCGGCGAGGACAGTGATCGATTCGAGCTTCGCCAGCTTCTTCAGCAGCAGTTCGTTTTCGCTGAGGCGACGCTGGTCTTCGGCACTGACGTTCTTCAGGAACAGCGGCAGCGGCTTGCCCGGGCCGATGTTCATTTCGCCACGGATGTTACGCGTGCCGAGCATCAGGCCCTTGAGCCATTCGATATCGTCTTCGGCGGCCTGGTCGATGCGTGCTTCGTTGGCCACTGGCCAAGGTTGCAGCATGATCGTTTTGCCTTCGACACCGGCCAGCGGCGCGATGCGCTGCCAGATTTCTTCGGTGATGAACGGCATGAACGGATGCGCCAGGCGCAGGGCCACTTCCAGCACGCGAACCAGGGTGCGGCGGGTGCCGCGCTGACGTTCGATCGGGCCGTTTTCGTCCCACAATACCGGCTTGGACAGTTCCAGGTACCAATCGCAGTACTGGTTCCAGATGAACTCGTACAAGGCTTGCGCCGCCAGGTCGAAACGGAACTGGTCGAGTTGACGGGTGACTTCGGCTTCGGTGCGTTGCAGTTGGGAAATGATCCAGCGATCCGCCAGCGACAGTTCGTAGGCCTCGCCGTTCTGGCCGCAGTCTTCGCCCTTGTCGAGGACGTAGCGCGCAGCGTTCCAGATCTTGTTGCAGAAGTTGCGATAGCCTTCAACGCGGCCCATGTCGAACTTGATGTCGCGACCGGTGGAGGCCAGCGAGCAGAAGGTGAAGCGCAGGGCATCGGTGCCGTAGCTGGCGATACCGTCGGCGAACTCGTCGCGGGTCTGCTTCTCGATCTTTTTCGCCAGTTTCGGCTGCATCAGGCCGGAGGTGCGTTTCTGCACCAGGGCTTCAAGCTCGATGCCGTCGATGATGTCCAGCGGGTCAAGCACGTTACCCTTGGACTTGGACATCTTCTGGCCTTGGCCATCACGCACCAGGCCGTGCACGTACACGGTCTTGAACGGAACCTGCGGTGTGCCGTCCTCGTTTTTCACCAAATGCATGGTGAGCATGATCATCCGGGCAACCCAGAAGAAAATGATGTCGAAGCCGGTCACCAGGACGTCGGTGGAGTGGAACTTCTTGAGGAATTCGGTCTGCTGCGGCCAGCCAAGGGTCGAGAAGGTCCACAGGCCTGAACTGAACCAGGTGTCGAGTACGTCGTTGTCCTGCTGCAGGGCAACGTCGGCGCCGAGGTTGTTCTTGGCCCGCACTTCGGCTTCGTCGCGACCGACATAGACCTTGCCCGACTCGTCGTACCAGGCCGGAATCCGGTGGCCCCACCACAGTTGGCGGCTGATGCACCAATCCTGGATGTCACGCATCCACGAGAAGTACATGTTTTCGTACTGTTTCGGCACGAACTGGATGCGACCGTCTTCAACGGCGGCAATCGCCGGCTCGGCCAGCGGCTTGGTGGACACATACCACTGGTCGGTCAGCCAAGGCTCGATGATGGTCCCGGAGCGGTCGCCCTTTGGCACTTTCAGACCGTGGTCGTCGACGCTGACCAGCAGGCCCGCAGCTTCGAAGGCGGCAACGATCTGCTTGCGCGCTTCGAAACGATCGAGGCCTACGTATTCGGCCGGGATCTTGCCGTCGATGCTGTCGTTCAGTGTGCCATCGAGGTTGAACACCTGGCAGGCCGGAAGGACTGCAGCGTTCTTGTCGAAGATGTTCAGCAGCGGCAGGTTGTGGCGCTTGCCGACTTCGTAGTCGTTGAAATCGTGTGCCGGGGTGATTTTCACGCAGCCGGTGCCGAATTCAGGGTCGCAGTAATCGTCGGCGATGATCGGGATGCGGCGGCCCACCAGTGGCAGCTCGACAAACTTGCCGATCAGGGCCTGGTAGCGCTCGTCGTTCGGGTTCACCGCGACGGCGGAATCGCCGAGCATGGTTTCCGGACGGGTGGTCGCGACGATCAGGTAATCATTGCCTTCGGCGGTTTTCGCGCCATCGGCCAGCGGGTATTTCAGGTTCCACAGGAAACCTTTCTCGTCGTGGTTTTCCACTTCAAGGTCGGAAATCGCCGTGTGCAGCTTGGTGTCCCAGTTGACCAGGCGCTTGCCGCGGTAGATCAGGCCGTCTTCGTGCAGGCGCACGAACGCTTCCTTGACCGCTTCCGAGAGGCCGTCATCCATGGTGAAGCGCTCGCGGCTCCAGTCCACGGACGAGCCGAGGCGACGGATCTGACGGCTGATATTGCCGCCGGACTCTTCTTTCCATTCCCAGACTTTTTCGAGGAATTTTTCCCGGCCCAGGTCGTGGCGATTCTGGCCCTTGGCTTCGAGCTGACGCTCAACCAGCATTTGCGTGGCGATACCGGCGTGGTCGGTGCCCGGCTGCCACAGGGTGTCGCGACCCTGCATGCGGCGGAAACGGATCAGGGCGTCCATGATCGCGTTGTTGAAGCCATGACCCATGTGCAGGCTGCCGGTGACGTTCGGCGGTGGAATCATGATGGTGTAGGAATCGCCCGCGCCTTGCGGGGCGAAGTAGTTCTCGGACTCCCAGGTGTTGTACCAGGAAGTTTCAATGGCGTGCGGCTGGTAGGTCTTATCCATGCGCGGCGGGACCCTATTGGCATTTATTCAGGAAAAGCCGGCAAGTATAGCGGGGATGACGCCCGGGGCGTAGGGCGAGCTGATGGCAGGGGTGAGAAAACTCGCGGTTTTTTTGCTGTCACCGTCGCTGGGCGCTCCTCGTTAAGGAGGGTGCGTCCTGAAGTCAGTCTCGGATGCCAACCGTTGAAGAGGGAGTGGAACTGCTAAATGACTTTTCGTTTACATGTAAGGACTTTCCCTACAAGTTTGCGGGTTTGAGCAAGGTAAGTGTGTGGGTAATATTCGACCGGCACTGGAGCGCCATTGTTATCTGCGCGTGATAGCTGCAAATCACACATTGGGTTACACGTATTACATGGAGTGTTTATGGCTATTAAAAAGTTAGCGCTGTTGATCCCCTTCCTGTTGTCGAGCACGGCCTGGGCGGGCGTCATCGAGCACTGCCCGAAAGTCGCCGATATCAAGGAGGTGGGCACCGCCAGCTACACGGCGCCAACCGTCAGCGGTGAGGGCCAGTGGCACGGTACTTCGCAAGGCGCGGGCGGACCTGTCGTCGGCTTTGACGAGGCGATCTTCAAGGCTCATGGCGAGCCGGCCGAAGGTGAGGTGGTCGGCGAG
This region of Pseudomonas fluorescens genomic DNA includes:
- a CDS encoding glutathione S-transferase family protein — its product is MSELILHHYPASPFAEKTRLMLGFKGLSWRSVHISPVMPKPDLTALTGGYRKTPVLQIGADIYCDTALIARRLDQEKALPAFFPEGQELVSATFAAWADSVLFQHAVSLVFQPESIAVRFAKLPPEAVKAFVADRAGLFSGGSATRLSAEQARHQWPTFMARLEQQLQRDGDYLFGEPSIADLALAHPLWFLKATPVTAPLVDAYPTVSAWLTRALGFGHGAFSAMSAEEALQVAREATPAALPDEAFIDPNGFVAGQPVVIAATDYGVDPVEGELLFAGSEELILRREDERGGVVHVHFPRLGFRIEAR
- a CDS encoding glutaredoxin family protein — encoded protein: MLVRTLKKVLLILLVVVVYQNWGKIERLFNPSQAVSEQVRSNARVVLYSTDWCGYCQATRRFLDSKGIPFKEFDIDKDAGARKAYEALGGRGIPVLDVNGTLIRNFDPDAIMAAL
- the yejK gene encoding nucleoid-associated protein YejK, encoding MPIRHCIVHLIDKKPDGTPAVLHARDSELSESAAIENMLADLNESYNAKAGKAWGLFHAESGAHPFSGWLKEYLDGGKDFTAFSRVAVEHLQKLMEESNLSTGGHVLFAHYQQGMTDYLAIALLHHSEGVAVTEQLDVTPSRHLDLGQLHLAARINISEWQNNKQSKQYISFIKGKNGKKVSEYFRDFIGCQEGVDGPGETRTLLKAFSDFVESEDLPEDDAREKTKTLVDYASSQAKLGEPMGLEELSELIDEERPKAFYDHIRNKDYGLSPEIPADKRTLNQFRRFTGRAEGLSISFEAHLLGSKIEYDEEAGTLIIKGLPTSLTDQLKRRN
- a CDS encoding HU family DNA-binding protein, with the protein product MALTKDQLIADIAEAIDAPKTTARNALDQLGQIVADQLENGGEITLPGIGKLKVTERPARTGRNPSTGAAIEIAAKKVIKLVVAKGLTDAVNK
- the rlmF gene encoding 23S rRNA (adenine(1618)-N(6))-methyltransferase RlmF codes for the protein MTAPRHPKPARNKPATATPAKAEAPREKASLHPRNRHQGRYDFPALIKSTPELAKFVIINPYGKESIDFASPDAVRVFNRALLKSFYGIAHWDIPADYLCPPVPGRADYVHFLADLLASGNEGIIPRGAAVKVLDIGTGANCIYPLIGYSDYRWHFLGSEIDTTAVASAKAIVQSNGLNKAIQLRQQGNRKQILRDLLESTERFDLTMCNPPFHASLEEATRGSTRKWRALGKADPKRKLPVLNFGGQAAELWCEGGEARFVTQLISESAEIGQQVLWFSTLVSKASNLPAIEAALKKVGALQRQVVEMSQGQKQSRFVAWTFQTPAQQQAWRQRWVRKD
- a CDS encoding valine--tRNA ligase; translated protein: MDKTYQPHAIETSWYNTWESENYFAPQGAGDSYTIMIPPPNVTGSLHMGHGFNNAIMDALIRFRRMQGRDTLWQPGTDHAGIATQMLVERQLEAKGQNRHDLGREKFLEKVWEWKEESGGNISRQIRRLGSSVDWSRERFTMDDGLSEAVKEAFVRLHEDGLIYRGKRLVNWDTKLHTAISDLEVENHDEKGFLWNLKYPLADGAKTAEGNDYLIVATTRPETMLGDSAVAVNPNDERYQALIGKFVELPLVGRRIPIIADDYCDPEFGTGCVKITPAHDFNDYEVGKRHNLPLLNIFDKNAAVLPACQVFNLDGTLNDSIDGKIPAEYVGLDRFEARKQIVAAFEAAGLLVSVDDHGLKVPKGDRSGTIIEPWLTDQWYVSTKPLAEPAIAAVEDGRIQFVPKQYENMYFSWMRDIQDWCISRQLWWGHRIPAWYDESGKVYVGRDEAEVRAKNNLGADVALQQDNDVLDTWFSSGLWTFSTLGWPQQTEFLKKFHSTDVLVTGFDIIFFWVARMIMLTMHLVKNEDGTPQVPFKTVYVHGLVRDGQGQKMSKSKGNVLDPLDIIDGIELEALVQKRTSGLMQPKLAKKIEKQTRDEFADGIASYGTDALRFTFCSLASTGRDIKFDMGRVEGYRNFCNKIWNAARYVLDKGEDCGQNGEAYELSLADRWIISQLQRTEAEVTRQLDQFRFDLAAQALYEFIWNQYCDWYLELSKPVLWDENGPIERQRGTRRTLVRVLEVALRLAHPFMPFITEEIWQRIAPLAGVEGKTIMLQPWPVANEARIDQAAEDDIEWLKGLMLGTRNIRGEMNIGPGKPLPLFLKNVSAEDQRRLSENELLLKKLAKLESITVLAAGEEAPLSATALVGEMEVLVPMAGLIDKGAELARLDKEIQRLQGEVQRVGGKLSNAGFVDKAPAEVIEKERAKLAEAEQALGKLAEQHARIASL
- a CDS encoding DUF3757 domain-containing protein, whose amino-acid sequence is MAIKKLALLIPFLLSSTAWAGVIEHCPKVADIKEVGTASYTAPTVSGEGQWHGTSQGAGGPVVGFDEAIFKAHGEPAEGEVVGELLHCGYSLRDGGKLDMRFKQEGTVIKIKSGGAWEQWYSQYYCEDKTDGGCAFKELKRPTKG